In one window of Ictidomys tridecemlineatus isolate mIctTri1 unplaced genomic scaffold, mIctTri1.hap1 Scaffold_46, whole genome shotgun sequence DNA:
- the LOC144373696 gene encoding LOW QUALITY PROTEIN: transcription factor 7-like (The sequence of the model RefSeq protein was modified relative to this genomic sequence to represent the inferred CDS: inserted 1 base in 1 codon; substituted 1 base at 1 genomic stop codon), giving the protein MPQLDSGGGGAGGGDDLGAPDELLAFQDXGEEQDKSRDSAAGPERDLAELKSSLVNESEGAAEGSGIPGTGARARSEAEVGAEALGREHTSQRLFPDKLPESLEDGLKAPECSSGMYKETVYSAFNLLMHYPPASGAGQHPQPQPPLNKANQPTHSVPQLSPLYEHFSSPHPTPAPSDINQKQGVHRPLQTPDLSGFYSLTSSSMGQLPHTVSWFTHPSLMLGSGVPGHPAAIPHPAIVPTSGKQELQPYDRSLKTQAESKAEKEAKKPTIKKPLNAFMLYMKEMRAKVIAECTLKESAAINQILGRRWHALSREEQAKYYELARKERQLHMQLYPGWSAQDNYGKKKRWSREKHQESTXRRKKKCIRYLPGEGRCPSPVPSDDSALGCPRSQAPQDSPSYLLPLFPTELLASPVESAPTSPRLSTILSLPAPGPPQAPHSTLQNTQVQQQESQRQAA; this is encoded by the exons ATGCCGCAGCTGGACTCCGGCGGGGGCGGCGCGGGCGGCGGCGACGACCTAGGAGCGCCCGACGAGCTGCTGGCCTTCCAGGACTAGGGCGAGGAGCAGGACAAGAGTCGCGACAGCGCCGCGGGCCCTGAGCGCGACCTGGCAGAACTCAAGTCGTCGCTCGTGAATGAGTCAGAGGGCGCGGCCGAAGGCTCTGGGATCCCGGGTACCGGCGCCAGAGCACGCAGCGAGGCCGAGGTCGGGGCCGAGGCTCTGGGACGGGAGCACACTTCGCAGAGACTTTTCCCGGACAAACTTCCAGAGTCTCTGGAGGACGGCCTGAAGGCCCCAGAGTGCTCCAGCGGCATGTACAAAGAGACTGTCTACTCCGCCTTCAATCTGCTCATGCACTACCCACCCGCCTCAGGAGCAGGGCAGCATCCCCAGCCGCAGCCTCCACTGAACAAGGCCAATCAGCCAACTCACAGTGTCCCCCAACTGTCTCCTCTCTACGAACATTTCAGCAGCCCACACCCCACACCTGCACCTTCGGACATCAACCAGAAACAAGGAGTTCACAGGCCTCTGCAGACCCCTGACCTCTCTGGCTTCTACTCTCTGACCTCAAGCAGCATGGGACAGCTCCCTCATACTGTGAGCTGGTTTACCCACCCATCCTTGATGCTGGGCTCTGGTGTCCCTGGTCACCCAGCAGCCATCCCCCACCCGGCCATTGTGCCCACCTCAGGGAAGCAGGAGCTGCAGCCCTATGACCGCAGCTTGAAGACACAAGCAGAATCCAAGGCAGAGAAGGAGGCTAAGAAGCCAACCATTAAGAAGCCCCTCAACGCGTTCATGCTGTACATGAAAGAGATGAGAGCCAAGGTCATTGCAGAGTGCACACTCAAGGAGAGCGCCGCCATTAACCAGATTCTAGGTCGCAGGTGGCATGCACTGTCAAGGGAAGAACAGGCCAAGTATTATGAATTGGCCCGTAAAGAGAGGCAGCTGCACATGCAACTATACCCAGGCTGGTCAGCGCAGGACAACTACGGGAAAAAGAAGAGGTGGTCAAGGGAAAAGCATCAAGAATCTA acaggaggaaaaagaaatgcattcGGTACTTACCCGGAGAAGGCCGCTGCCCCAGCCCCGTTCCTTCCGATGACAGTGCTCTAGGCTGCCCTAGGTCCCAAGCTCCCCAAGACTCACCCTCATACCTTCTGCCCCTCTTCCCCACAGAACTGCTTGCTAGCCCAGTGGAGTCGGCACCAACATCCCCACGTCTCTCCACTATTCTCAGTCTCCCTGCCCCTGGACCACCACAGGCCCCTCACAGCACCCTGCAGAACACACAAGTACAGCAACAGGAATCTCAGAGGCAGGcggcctag